GGTCGATTTCAATATTGACGCAGATTCTCCATACATAGTATTCGAATATTATGAGAACGGCTCGATGGAGGAGTTTCTGCCAGAAAATGACATTCATTTGACAGAAATATTGGAGATGTTCAGAAAATTTTACCTCGGAGTTGCGTATGTACATGAAAACGGTTTCGTACATCGAGATCTGAAGCCAGAGAACATTTTTATTGCGAATGACGGGCGGACACCGGTCGTCGGAGACTTTGGATTATGCTATATTGACAATGGAGAGCGTATCACAATTACAGAAGAAGCTGTAGGATCAAGGCAGTACATTGCTCCGGAGTTCGAGGCCGGAAGAACGGATGCGATATCGCCAGCTTCCGACGTTTACTCACTGGGCAAAATTCTCTACTGGATGATGGCGGGGAGACACTTGACTCGAGAGGACTTTCTTGAAGAAAATCGCGATTTAACGAAATTTTTGTCCAGAGACGTCCCTGACTTCTATCTAATTAATGAACTTCTTGGCAAATTGATCAATAGAAATCCGACTGTGAGACTTGCAAATGCAGACATTGTGCACGGCGAAGTCGAAAAGCTACTCATAAGAATTAC
The Deltaproteobacteria bacterium DNA segment above includes these coding regions:
- a CDS encoding serine/threonine protein kinase; this encodes MAGFGDWKVKNAIGEGGQGQIFLVTKNDDEKLFVLKKLRNKSRIGRFEDEVEAARALNHPNIVKLVDFNIDADSPYIVFEYYENGSMEEFLPENDIHLTEILEMFRKFYLGVAYVHENGFVHRDLKPENIFIANDGRTPVVGDFGLCYIDNGERITITEEAVGSRQYIAPEFEAGRTDAISPASDVYSLGKILYWMMAGRHLTREDFLEENRDLTKFLSRDVPDFYLINELLGKLINRNPTVRLANADIVHGEVEKLLIRITKDGRPIRVDPPQRCKYCEVGIYHMKDDPTAPAAGAHGSHVRNIGFTSVGNSKWLIFVCDTCGHVQSFRLDSTETFKGWMRRDPD